Proteins encoded in a region of the Streptomyces sp. NBC_01298 genome:
- the hisD gene encoding histidinol dehydrogenase, with the protein MISRIDLRGNTLPEGGALRDLLPRAEFDVEAALEKVRPICEDVHHRGTAALIEYARKFDGVELEQVRVPAEALKTALDELDPAVRAALEESIRRARIVHRSQRRSEHVTQVVPGGTVTEKWVPVERVGLYAPGGRSVYPSSVVMNVVPAQEAGVESIALASPPQKEFDGLPHPTILAACALLGVDEVYAAGGAQAVAMFAYGTEDCPPANMVTGPGNIWVAAAKRYFTGKIGIDTEAGPTEIAVLADSTADPVHVAADLISQAEHDPLAAAVLVTDSEELAVAVEKELEPQVAATKHIEDRIKPALAGRQSAIVLVDSLEDGLKVVDAYGAEHLEIQTADAAAWAARVRNAGAVFVGPWSPVSLGDYCAGSNHVLPTGGCACHSSGLSVQSFLRGIHIVDYTRDALAEVTHHVVTLAEAEDLPAHGAALKARFGWKVPQA; encoded by the coding sequence GTGATCTCTCGTATCGACCTGCGCGGCAACACCCTCCCCGAGGGTGGCGCCCTGCGCGATCTGCTGCCCCGTGCCGAGTTCGACGTGGAAGCCGCCCTGGAGAAGGTGCGGCCCATCTGCGAGGACGTCCACCATCGTGGAACGGCGGCGCTGATCGAGTACGCGCGGAAGTTCGACGGGGTCGAGCTGGAGCAGGTCAGGGTGCCCGCCGAGGCCCTCAAGACCGCCCTCGACGAGCTCGACCCGGCCGTCCGCGCCGCCCTGGAGGAGTCGATCCGGCGCGCCCGGATCGTGCACCGCAGCCAGCGCCGGTCCGAGCACGTCACCCAGGTGGTCCCCGGCGGCACGGTGACCGAGAAGTGGGTGCCGGTGGAGCGCGTGGGGCTGTACGCCCCGGGCGGCCGTTCGGTGTACCCGTCCTCCGTCGTCATGAACGTGGTCCCGGCCCAGGAGGCGGGCGTCGAGTCCATCGCGCTCGCGTCCCCGCCGCAGAAGGAATTCGACGGTCTGCCGCACCCGACGATCCTCGCCGCGTGCGCGCTGCTCGGCGTGGACGAGGTGTACGCGGCCGGCGGCGCCCAGGCCGTCGCGATGTTCGCGTACGGGACGGAAGACTGCCCGCCCGCCAACATGGTGACCGGCCCCGGCAACATCTGGGTCGCCGCCGCCAAGCGCTACTTCACCGGCAAGATCGGCATCGACACCGAGGCCGGCCCCACCGAGATCGCGGTCCTCGCGGACTCCACGGCCGACCCGGTGCACGTCGCCGCCGACCTGATCAGCCAGGCCGAGCACGACCCGCTGGCCGCCGCCGTACTGGTGACGGACTCCGAGGAGCTCGCGGTCGCCGTCGAGAAGGAGCTGGAGCCGCAGGTCGCGGCCACCAAGCACATCGAGGACCGGATCAAGCCCGCGCTGGCCGGCCGCCAGTCCGCGATCGTGCTGGTCGACAGCCTGGAGGACGGCCTCAAGGTCGTCGACGCGTACGGCGCCGAGCACCTGGAGATCCAGACGGCCGACGCGGCCGCCTGGGCTGCCCGCGTGCGCAACGCCGGAGCGGTCTTCGTCGGCCCGTGGTCCCCGGTCTCGCTCGGCGACTACTGCGCCGGCTCCAACCACGTGCTGCCCACCGGCGGCTGCGCCTGCCACTCCTCGGGCCTGTCCGTGCAGTCCTTCCTGCGCGGCATCCACATCGTGGACTACACGCGCGACGCCCTCGCCGAGGTCACCCACCACGTGGTGACCCTGGCCGAAGCCGAGGACCTGCCCGCGCACGGCGCGGCTCTGAAGGCACGATTCGGTTGGAAGGTTCCGCAGGCATGA
- a CDS encoding TIGR02234 family membrane protein has protein sequence MGYVSAVPPPRTEHADAAAEPEAPSGRGGRRSVAVALLLGALGATVVLLASGRVWARGVAAVGGGSLPVTADGRAVTGLPAALAIVGLAALVAVFAVRGRSRLLVSGLLALSGLGAALAALANADGRGALDAEAARTTADAAAHVAGLTHTAWPYVTAAGGALILLAGLLALRFGSAWPAMGGRYERDGSPLPRKAAVVDPDRPEDMWKALDRGEDPTGPEPTR, from the coding sequence GTGGGGTACGTGAGTGCCGTGCCCCCGCCCCGAACCGAACACGCCGATGCCGCCGCCGAACCCGAGGCCCCCTCGGGCCGCGGCGGCCGCCGCAGCGTGGCCGTCGCCCTGCTCCTCGGCGCGCTCGGCGCCACCGTCGTCCTGCTCGCCTCCGGCCGCGTCTGGGCCCGGGGCGTCGCCGCGGTCGGCGGCGGCTCGCTGCCGGTGACCGCCGACGGGCGGGCCGTCACCGGCCTGCCCGCCGCCCTGGCCATCGTCGGACTCGCCGCCCTGGTCGCCGTCTTCGCCGTACGCGGCCGCAGCCGCCTGCTGGTCTCGGGGCTGCTCGCGCTGAGCGGCCTGGGCGCGGCGCTGGCGGCGCTGGCCAACGCGGACGGCCGTGGCGCGCTGGACGCGGAGGCGGCCCGTACGACGGCCGACGCCGCGGCCCACGTGGCCGGCCTGACCCATACCGCCTGGCCCTACGTGACGGCGGCCGGCGGGGCACTGATCCTGCTGGCGGGACTGCTCGCGCTGCGCTTCGGGAGCGCCTGGCCCGCGATGGGCGGCCGCTACGAGCGCGACGGCAGCCCGCTACCGCGCAAGGCGGCCGTGGTGGACCCGGACCGGCCGGAGGACATGTGGAAGGCCCTGGACCGGGGCGAGGACCCCACCGGCCCGGAGCCCACCCGCTGA
- the priA gene encoding bifunctional 1-(5-phosphoribosyl)-5-((5-phosphoribosylamino)methylideneamino)imidazole-4-carboxamide isomerase/phosphoribosylanthranilate isomerase PriA — protein sequence MTTSKKLELLPAVDVRDGQAVRLVHGVSGSETSYGSPLQAALAWQASGAEWLHLVDLDAAFGTGDNRALVAEITGAMDIKVELSGGIRDDATLAAALATGCTRVNLGTAALETPEWAAKAIAEHGDKIAVGLDVRGTTLKGRGWTSEGGDLYETLARLDSEGCARYVVTDIGKDGTLTGPNLELLKNVCAATDRPVVASGGISSLDDLRALAGLVGAGVEGAIVGKALYAKAFTLEEALKVVSA from the coding sequence ATGACGACGTCGAAGAAGCTCGAACTGCTCCCCGCCGTCGACGTCCGCGACGGCCAGGCCGTCCGCCTCGTGCACGGCGTCTCCGGCAGCGAGACCTCCTACGGCTCCCCGCTCCAGGCCGCCCTGGCCTGGCAGGCCTCCGGCGCCGAATGGCTGCACCTGGTCGACCTGGACGCCGCCTTCGGCACCGGCGACAACCGCGCGCTCGTCGCCGAGATCACCGGCGCCATGGACATCAAGGTCGAACTGTCCGGCGGCATCCGCGACGACGCCACGCTCGCCGCGGCCCTCGCCACCGGCTGCACCCGCGTCAACCTCGGCACCGCCGCCCTGGAGACCCCCGAGTGGGCCGCCAAGGCCATCGCCGAGCACGGCGACAAGATCGCGGTGGGCCTCGACGTACGCGGCACCACCCTCAAGGGCCGCGGCTGGACCAGCGAGGGCGGGGACCTCTACGAGACCCTCGCGCGCCTGGACTCCGAGGGCTGCGCCCGGTACGTCGTCACCGACATCGGCAAGGACGGCACCCTCACCGGCCCCAACCTGGAGCTGCTGAAGAACGTCTGCGCCGCCACCGACCGGCCCGTCGTGGCCTCCGGCGGCATCTCCTCCCTCGACGACCTGCGCGCGCTGGCCGGGCTCGTCGGGGCCGGCGTCGAGGGCGCCATCGTAGGCAAGGCCCTGTACGCCAAGGCGTTCACGCTCGAAGAAGCCCTGAAGGTGGTCTCCGCATGA
- a CDS encoding MFS transporter — MNGNVWRDANVLRWLAAYGASLVGDGVYFLALGWAAAQSAGPAEVGLVMAVGAIPRALLMLGGGVVADRFGPRLVVISSDAVRCAVVLGLALALALGSPGLWVLVLVALVFGIVDALFMPAVGALPPRIAGPGQLVRVQGLRSLAERVGHTAGPPVAGLAMGLGGPASAFAVASALFGVSLVLLVAVRIAPLPAPAEPAAAAAPQTPWRQLRSGLGYIRRHGLIGPLVLSGALSQLGTSAPMTLGLILVSEERGWGPAGVGWIIGGMGVGAASSALVLTLIPRFPRAGAIQNLTLIIGSAGIGGLVLAPNLPLAVGLAVLTGLVCGICGGLAIALIQTATDPSYLGRVSSVMAFTAVGLAPLAYPVFGFAADAWGVTPVFLAGAAVSMAGAIVGTSAPAVRRAELAFA, encoded by the coding sequence GTGAACGGGAACGTCTGGCGGGACGCCAATGTCCTGCGCTGGCTGGCCGCCTACGGGGCTTCGCTCGTCGGGGACGGGGTCTACTTCCTCGCCCTCGGCTGGGCGGCCGCCCAGAGCGCCGGCCCGGCCGAGGTCGGCCTGGTCATGGCGGTCGGCGCGATACCGAGGGCGCTGCTGATGCTGGGCGGCGGGGTGGTCGCCGACCGCTTCGGGCCCCGGCTGGTGGTCATCTCCTCCGACGCGGTGCGCTGCGCCGTCGTCCTGGGACTGGCGCTCGCCTTGGCCCTCGGCTCCCCGGGCCTGTGGGTCCTGGTGCTCGTCGCGCTGGTCTTCGGCATCGTGGACGCCCTGTTCATGCCGGCCGTCGGCGCGCTGCCGCCGCGGATCGCGGGGCCCGGCCAGCTGGTACGGGTCCAGGGGCTGCGCAGCCTCGCCGAACGCGTCGGGCACACCGCCGGGCCGCCGGTGGCGGGGCTGGCGATGGGGCTGGGCGGGCCGGCGTCGGCCTTCGCGGTGGCTTCGGCGCTGTTCGGGGTCTCGCTGGTGCTGCTGGTGGCGGTACGGATCGCCCCGCTGCCGGCTCCCGCGGAGCCCGCCGCGGCCGCCGCCCCCCAGACCCCTTGGCGGCAGCTCCGCTCGGGGCTCGGCTACATCCGGCGGCACGGGCTGATAGGCCCCCTGGTGCTGTCGGGAGCGCTGAGCCAGCTCGGCACCTCCGCGCCGATGACGCTGGGGCTGATCCTCGTCTCCGAGGAGCGCGGCTGGGGACCGGCCGGGGTCGGCTGGATCATCGGCGGGATGGGTGTGGGCGCGGCGTCGAGCGCGCTGGTGCTCACCCTGATCCCGAGGTTCCCCCGGGCCGGGGCGATCCAGAACCTCACCCTGATCATCGGCTCCGCGGGCATCGGCGGGCTGGTGCTGGCCCCGAACCTGCCGTTGGCGGTGGGACTGGCGGTGCTGACCGGCCTGGTCTGCGGGATCTGCGGCGGCCTGGCCATCGCCCTCATCCAGACGGCCACGGACCCCTCGTACCTGGGACGGGTCAGCTCCGTGATGGCCTTCACGGCGGTCGGCCTGGCCCCGCTGGCCTATCCCGTCTTCGGCTTCGCGGCGGACGCGTGGGGCGTGACCCCGGTCTTCCTGGCGGGGGCGGCGGTGAGCATGGCGGGCGCGATCGTAGGAACCTCGGCCCCCGCGGTCCGCCGCGCGGAACTGGCCTTCGCCTGA
- the hisI gene encoding phosphoribosyl-AMP cyclohydrolase: MSTSSLDPAIAARLKRSADGLVPAIAQQYDTGEVLMLGWMDDEALHLTLTTGRCTYWSRSRQEYWVKGDTSGHFQHVKSVALDCDADTVLVQVDQVGAACHTGARTCFDADVLPLAGPSGPTAEAE, from the coding sequence ATGAGTACGTCCTCCCTCGATCCCGCCATCGCCGCCCGCCTCAAGCGCTCCGCCGACGGCCTGGTCCCGGCCATCGCCCAGCAGTACGACACCGGCGAGGTGCTCATGCTCGGCTGGATGGACGACGAGGCCCTGCACCTCACCCTGACCACCGGCCGGTGCACGTACTGGTCGCGCAGCCGTCAGGAGTACTGGGTCAAGGGCGACACTTCCGGCCACTTCCAGCACGTGAAGTCCGTCGCGCTCGACTGCGACGCCGACACCGTGCTCGTCCAGGTGGACCAGGTCGGCGCGGCCTGCCACACCGGTGCCCGGACGTGTTTCGATGCCGACGTCCTCCCCCTGGCCGGTCCCTCCGGCCCCACCGCCGAAGCCGAATAG
- a CDS encoding RidA family protein, whose amino-acid sequence MSSDNGSAHTSANSSTSPFEGRRISSGGAYEDVLGYSRAVQLPNGLVLVSGCTGADAGGPYDQTKKAFSVAFNALEQAGLGPEHVVRTRLYLTHARDVDEVGRAHSELFDKIRPASTLIIVNGFVDPSMVVEVEVEAFGPVAGGSA is encoded by the coding sequence ATGAGTTCCGACAACGGTTCCGCGCACACGTCCGCGAACAGTTCCACGAGCCCTTTCGAGGGCCGGCGCATCTCTTCCGGCGGCGCCTACGAGGACGTGCTCGGCTACTCCCGCGCCGTCCAGCTCCCCAACGGGCTGGTCCTGGTCTCGGGCTGCACCGGAGCCGACGCGGGCGGCCCGTACGACCAGACGAAGAAGGCCTTCTCCGTGGCCTTCAACGCGCTGGAGCAGGCCGGGCTCGGCCCCGAGCACGTGGTCCGCACCCGCCTCTACCTCACGCACGCCCGTGACGTGGACGAGGTCGGCCGCGCGCACAGCGAGCTCTTCGACAAGATCCGCCCCGCCTCGACGCTGATCATCGTCAACGGGTTCGTGGACCCCAGCATGGTCGTCGAGGTGGAGGTCGAGGCCTTCGGCCCCGTCGCCGGAGGCTCCGCATGA
- a CDS encoding TIGR03085 family metal-binding protein: MSTHAKRERLLLADLLESAGPEAPTLCEGWRTRELAAHVVVRERRPDAAGGLLLNALKARLDKAMAEYGAKPYEELIQLIRTGPPKMSLYSLKQIDELANAVEFYVHSEDVRRAQPDWSPRVLDPVFSDSLWSRLEKLSRLTGRRSPVGLVLRRPNGQTAVAHKGAPVVTVTGEPGELTLFCFGRQDAAAVELDGPKEAIAKLTVARLGM, translated from the coding sequence ATGTCTACCCATGCGAAGCGTGAACGACTGCTGCTGGCCGACCTGTTGGAGTCCGCGGGCCCGGAGGCGCCGACGCTGTGCGAAGGCTGGCGGACGCGGGAGCTCGCCGCGCACGTGGTGGTCCGGGAGCGTCGCCCGGACGCGGCGGGCGGACTGCTGCTGAACGCGCTGAAGGCCCGCCTGGACAAGGCGATGGCGGAGTACGGGGCCAAGCCGTACGAGGAACTCATCCAGCTGATCCGCACGGGCCCGCCGAAGATGTCCCTCTACTCGCTGAAGCAGATCGACGAGCTGGCGAACGCGGTGGAGTTCTACGTCCACTCCGAGGACGTCCGCCGCGCCCAGCCGGACTGGTCCCCGCGCGTCCTGGACCCGGTCTTCTCCGACTCCCTGTGGTCCCGCCTGGAGAAGCTGTCCCGTCTGACGGGCCGCCGCTCCCCGGTGGGCCTGGTCCTGCGCCGCCCGAACGGCCAGACGGCGGTGGCGCACAAGGGCGCGCCGGTGGTGACGGTCACGGGCGAGCCGGGCGAGCTGACCCTGTTCTGCTTCGGCCGTCAGGACGCCGCCGCGGTGGAACTGGACGGCCCGAAGGAAGCCATCGCGAAGCTCACGGTGGCCCGCCTGGGCATGTGA
- a CDS encoding histidinol-phosphate transaminase, with the protein MTRTIGIDDLPIRDELRGKTPYGAPQLDVPVQLNTNENPYGLPEPLVARIAERVAEAARTLNRYPDRDAVELRTELAAYLTRTGKHPVARENVWAANGSNEVLQQLLQTFGGPGRTAIGFEPSYSMHALIARGTGTDWISGPRNEDFTIDVAAAEQAIAEHAPDVVFITSPNNPTGTAVGAETVLALYEAAQAAKPSLVIVDEAYVEFSHRDSLLPLIEGRPNLVVSRTMSKAFGAAGLRLGYLAAHPAVVDAVQLVRLPYHLSAVTQATALAALEFTDTLLGYVEQLKAERDRLVTELRGIGFEVTDSDSNFVQFGRFENSHTAWQKILDQGVLVRDNGVPGWLRVTAGTPAENDAFLEAVRALNKEQHA; encoded by the coding sequence ATGACCCGCACCATCGGTATCGACGACCTCCCCATCCGGGACGAGCTGCGCGGCAAGACCCCGTACGGCGCCCCGCAGCTGGACGTGCCCGTCCAGCTCAACACCAACGAGAACCCGTACGGGCTGCCCGAGCCGCTCGTCGCGCGCATCGCCGAGCGCGTCGCGGAGGCCGCCCGCACCCTCAACCGGTACCCCGACCGGGACGCCGTCGAGCTGCGCACCGAGCTCGCCGCCTACCTCACCCGTACCGGCAAGCACCCGGTCGCGCGCGAGAACGTATGGGCCGCCAACGGCTCCAACGAGGTCCTCCAGCAGCTGCTGCAGACCTTCGGCGGGCCCGGCCGCACCGCGATCGGCTTCGAGCCCTCGTACTCGATGCACGCGCTGATCGCGCGCGGTACCGGGACCGACTGGATCTCCGGTCCGCGCAACGAGGACTTCACCATCGACGTGGCGGCGGCCGAGCAGGCCATCGCCGAGCACGCCCCCGACGTCGTCTTCATCACCTCGCCCAACAACCCCACGGGCACCGCGGTCGGGGCCGAGACGGTCCTGGCCCTCTACGAGGCGGCGCAGGCGGCCAAGCCCTCGCTCGTCATCGTGGACGAGGCCTACGTGGAGTTCAGCCACCGCGACTCGCTGCTGCCGCTCATCGAGGGCCGCCCGAACCTGGTGGTCTCCCGGACCATGTCCAAGGCCTTCGGCGCCGCGGGCCTGCGCCTGGGCTACCTGGCCGCGCACCCCGCCGTGGTCGACGCCGTACAGCTCGTACGCCTGCCGTACCACCTGTCGGCCGTCACCCAGGCGACCGCGCTGGCCGCCCTGGAATTCACCGACACCCTGCTCGGCTACGTCGAGCAGCTCAAGGCCGAGCGCGACCGCCTGGTCACCGAGCTGCGGGGGATCGGCTTCGAGGTCACCGACTCCGACTCGAACTTCGTACAGTTCGGCCGGTTCGAGAACTCCCACACCGCCTGGCAGAAGATCCTCGACCAGGGCGTCCTGGTCCGGGACAACGGCGTACCGGGATGGCTGCGGGTCACCGCGGGCACCCCGGCCGAGAACGACGCGTTCCTGGAAGCGGTTCGCGCACTGAACAAGGAGCAGCACGCATGA
- a CDS encoding HGxxPAAW family protein, with protein MAGTSHGHTPAAWTGVIIAVIGFCISGAFMVLANPLGFYAGLVVVVIGGVVGMAMKAAGMGAPKAAHQDLAEVIAANRVAAKV; from the coding sequence ATGGCGGGCACTAGCCACGGACACACCCCGGCCGCCTGGACCGGTGTCATCATCGCGGTCATCGGTTTCTGCATCTCCGGTGCCTTCATGGTGCTGGCGAACCCGCTGGGCTTCTACGCGGGCCTCGTCGTCGTCGTCATCGGCGGTGTCGTGGGCATGGCGATGAAGGCCGCGGGCATGGGCGCGCCCAAGGCCGCGCACCAGGACCTCGCCGAGGTCATCGCCGCGAACCGCGTCGCCGCGAAGGTCTGA
- the hisB gene encoding imidazoleglycerol-phosphate dehydratase HisB, with product MSRIGRVERTTKETSVLVEINLDGTGKVDVSTGVGFYDHMLDQLGRHGLFDLTVKTEGDLHIDSHHTIEDSALALGAAFKQALGDKVGIYRFGNCTVPLDESLAQVTVDLSGRPYLVHTEPENMAPMIGSYDTTMTRHIFESFVAQAQIALHIHVPYGRNAHHIVECQFKALARALRYAAEFDPRAAGILPSTKGAL from the coding sequence ATGAGCCGCATCGGACGGGTCGAACGGACCACCAAGGAGACCTCGGTCCTCGTCGAGATAAACCTCGACGGCACCGGCAAGGTCGACGTCTCGACGGGCGTGGGCTTCTACGACCACATGCTCGACCAGCTCGGCCGCCACGGCCTCTTCGACCTCACGGTCAAGACCGAGGGCGACCTGCACATCGACAGCCACCACACGATCGAGGACAGCGCCCTCGCGCTGGGCGCCGCCTTCAAGCAGGCCCTCGGCGACAAGGTCGGCATCTACCGCTTCGGCAACTGCACCGTGCCGCTCGACGAGTCCCTCGCCCAGGTGACCGTCGACCTGTCCGGCCGCCCGTACCTCGTGCACACCGAGCCCGAGAACATGGCGCCGATGATCGGCTCGTACGACACGACGATGACCCGGCACATCTTCGAGTCCTTCGTCGCGCAGGCCCAGATCGCCCTGCACATCCACGTGCCGTACGGCCGCAACGCCCACCACATCGTGGAGTGCCAGTTCAAGGCGCTGGCCAGGGCCCTGCGCTACGCCGCCGAGTTCGACCCGCGCGCCGCCGGGATCCTGCCCTCCACGAAGGGCGCCCTCTAG
- the hisF gene encoding imidazole glycerol phosphate synthase subunit HisF, with product MTLAVRVIPCLDVDNGRVVKGVNFQNLRDAGDPVEMAKLYDAEGADELTFLDITASSGNRETTYDVVRRTAEQVFIPLTVGGGVRTADDVDKLLRAGADKVGVNTAAIARPELIQEIAERFGRQVLVLSVDARRTASGSFEVTTHGGRQSAGIDAVEWAHRAAELGAGEILLNSMDADGTKDGYDTEMIAAVRKHVTVPVIASGGAGRLAHFPPAIAAGADAVLAASVFHFGDLRIGQVKDALREAGHPVR from the coding sequence ATGACCCTCGCCGTACGGGTGATCCCCTGCCTGGACGTGGACAACGGCCGGGTCGTCAAGGGCGTCAACTTCCAGAACCTGCGCGACGCCGGCGACCCCGTCGAGATGGCCAAGCTCTACGACGCCGAAGGCGCCGACGAGCTGACCTTCCTCGACATCACCGCGTCCTCCGGCAACCGGGAGACCACCTACGACGTGGTGCGCCGCACCGCCGAGCAGGTCTTCATCCCGCTGACCGTCGGCGGCGGCGTCCGCACCGCGGACGACGTGGACAAGCTGCTGCGGGCCGGCGCCGACAAGGTCGGCGTGAACACCGCCGCCATCGCCCGGCCCGAGCTCATCCAGGAGATCGCCGAGCGCTTCGGCCGGCAGGTGCTGGTGCTGTCCGTGGACGCCCGCCGCACCGCCTCCGGCTCCTTCGAGGTGACCACCCACGGCGGCCGGCAGAGCGCCGGCATCGACGCCGTCGAGTGGGCGCACCGGGCGGCCGAGCTGGGCGCCGGGGAAATCCTGTTGAACTCGATGGACGCGGACGGTACCAAGGACGGCTACGACACCGAGATGATCGCGGCCGTGCGCAAGCACGTCACGGTCCCGGTGATCGCCTCGGGCGGCGCGGGCAGGCTCGCGCACTTCCCGCCGGCGATCGCGGCGGGCGCCGACGCGGTGCTCGCGGCGTCGGTGTTCCACTTCGGAGACCTGCGCATCGGGCAGGTCAAGGACGCACTGAGGGAAGCGGGCCACCCGGTCCGCTGA
- a CDS encoding anthranilate synthase component I, with protein sequence MDLETFRKLAADRRVIPVSRKLLADGDTPVGLYRKLAAERPGTFLLESAENGRSWSRYSFVGVRSASTLTVKDGQAHWIGTPPVGVPTSGDPLEALRQTVEALHTPRDLASGMPPFTGGMVGYLGYDIVRRLERIGEHTEDDLRLPELTMLLTSDLAVLDHWDGTVQLIANAINHNDLAAGVDEAHADAVARLDAMEADLARPAPYAPMPLPDSQLPEYSALWGGEKYQAAVEDVKERIRAGEAFQVVPSQRFETPCSASALDVYRVLRATNPSPYMYLFRFENGFDVVGSSPEALVKVEDGRAMVHPIAGTRHRGATPQQDNELADELLADPKERAEHLMLVDLGRNDLGRVCEPGSVEVVDFMSIERYSHVMHIVSTVTGRVAEGKTAFDVLTACFPAGTLSGAPKPRAMQIIEELEPTRRGLYGGCVGYLDFAGDSDTAIAIRTALLRDGKAYVQAGAGVVADSVPELEDAECRNKAAAVLRAVAAANRLHGA encoded by the coding sequence ATGGATCTTGAGACGTTCCGCAAGCTCGCGGCCGACCGCCGCGTCATCCCCGTCAGCCGCAAGCTGCTGGCGGACGGTGACACGCCCGTCGGGCTCTACCGCAAGCTGGCCGCCGAACGCCCCGGGACGTTCCTCCTGGAGTCCGCCGAGAACGGCCGCTCCTGGTCGCGCTACTCCTTCGTCGGCGTCCGCAGCGCCTCCACCCTCACGGTCAAGGACGGCCAGGCCCACTGGATCGGCACCCCGCCCGTCGGCGTCCCGACCTCGGGCGACCCCCTGGAGGCCCTGCGGCAGACCGTGGAGGCCCTGCACACCCCCCGGGACCTCGCCTCCGGCATGCCGCCCTTCACCGGCGGCATGGTCGGCTACCTCGGCTACGACATCGTGCGCCGCCTGGAGCGCATCGGCGAGCACACCGAGGACGACCTGCGACTGCCCGAGCTGACGATGCTGCTCACCTCCGACCTGGCGGTCCTGGACCACTGGGACGGCACCGTCCAGCTCATCGCCAACGCCATCAACCACAACGACCTCGCCGCGGGCGTGGACGAGGCCCACGCGGACGCCGTGGCCCGCCTCGACGCCATGGAGGCCGACCTCGCGCGGCCCGCCCCGTACGCGCCGATGCCGCTGCCCGACTCGCAGCTCCCGGAGTACTCGGCCCTGTGGGGCGGCGAGAAGTACCAGGCCGCCGTGGAGGACGTGAAGGAGCGGATCCGGGCCGGCGAGGCCTTCCAGGTGGTGCCCTCGCAGCGGTTCGAGACCCCGTGCAGCGCCTCCGCGCTCGACGTCTACCGGGTCCTGCGGGCCACCAACCCCTCCCCGTACATGTACCTCTTCCGCTTCGAGAACGGCTTCGACGTCGTCGGGTCCAGCCCCGAGGCGCTGGTCAAGGTCGAGGACGGGCGGGCCATGGTCCACCCCATCGCCGGCACCCGGCACCGGGGCGCCACCCCGCAGCAGGACAACGAGCTCGCCGACGAGCTGCTCGCCGACCCCAAGGAGCGAGCCGAGCACCTCATGCTCGTCGACCTCGGCCGCAACGACCTCGGCCGGGTCTGCGAGCCGGGATCGGTGGAGGTCGTCGACTTCATGAGCATCGAGCGGTACTCGCACGTCATGCACATCGTCTCCACCGTCACCGGGCGCGTCGCCGAGGGCAAGACCGCCTTCGACGTGCTCACCGCCTGCTTCCCGGCCGGCACCCTGTCCGGTGCGCCCAAGCCCCGCGCCATGCAGATCATCGAGGAGCTGGAGCCCACCCGCCGCGGGCTCTACGGCGGCTGCGTCGGCTACCTCGACTTCGCCGGGGACTCCGACACCGCCATCGCCATCCGCACCGCGCTGCTGCGCGACGGGAAGGCGTACGTGCAGGCCGGCGCCGGGGTCGTCGCCGACTCGGTGCCCGAGCTGGAGGACGCCGAGTGCCGCAACAAGGCCGCCGCGGTGCTCCGCGCGGTGGCGGCGGCGAACCGCCTCCACGGCGCCTGA
- the hisH gene encoding imidazole glycerol phosphate synthase subunit HisH, whose product MSTPTKKVVVFDYGFGNVRSAERALARAGADVEITRDYDKAMDADGLLVPGVGAFSACMQGLKDARGDWIIGRRLSGGRPVMGICVGMQILFERGIEHGVETEGLDEWPGTVGPLQAPIVPHMGWNTVDAPADSQAFAGLDEDARFYFVHSYAAHDWSLEVTNPLIKAPKVTWATHGERFVAAVENGALWATQFHPEKSGDAGAQLLTNWIETL is encoded by the coding sequence ATGTCGACCCCCACCAAGAAGGTCGTGGTCTTCGACTACGGCTTCGGCAACGTCCGCTCCGCCGAGCGCGCTCTGGCGCGCGCCGGCGCGGACGTGGAGATCACCCGCGACTACGACAAGGCCATGGACGCCGACGGACTCCTCGTCCCCGGCGTCGGAGCCTTCTCCGCCTGCATGCAGGGGCTCAAGGACGCGCGCGGCGACTGGATCATCGGCCGCCGGCTCTCCGGCGGCCGTCCGGTCATGGGCATCTGCGTCGGCATGCAGATCCTCTTCGAGCGCGGCATCGAGCACGGCGTGGAGACCGAAGGGCTCGACGAGTGGCCCGGCACGGTCGGCCCGCTGCAGGCCCCGATCGTCCCCCACATGGGCTGGAACACCGTGGACGCGCCGGCCGACAGCCAGGCCTTCGCCGGCCTGGACGAGGACGCCCGCTTCTACTTCGTGCACTCCTACGCGGCCCACGACTGGTCGCTGGAAGTCACCAACCCGCTGATCAAGGCGCCCAAGGTCACCTGGGCCACGCACGGCGAGCGGTTCGTCGCGGCGGTGGAGAACGGGGCCCTGTGGGCCACCCAGTTCCACCCCGAGAAGTCCGGGGACGCCGGCGCCCAGCTCCTCACCAACTGGATCGAGACCCTGTGA